A stretch of the Streptomyces sp. NBC_01428 genome encodes the following:
- a CDS encoding FAD-dependent monooxygenase, whose protein sequence is MSRAVIIGAGLGGVLAAAAMSPYVDEVVVVDRDDLPADGPDHRKGLPQGRHAHLLMAGGLDAMEALLPAAGVRKRLLAAGAREISLSSGMVVLSSEGWLRRWRRTDHTMITCTRALLDWTVRAAVVEGCGNIEIRRARATGLIGGARRVQGVRVDSDEETTELRADIVVEATGRGSRIVNWLSELGVTGVEEKNVDSGLVNATRIYRTPSGAEDFPLTMVQADPYVGRPGRSAVIVPIEGDRWMVSLAGSRGGEPPADPDDFLRYTLDLPHPLIGQLISRAEPLTEVFLSRSTSNSRRYLEKIRDWPDGLVVLGDALATFNPAYGQGMSVAALGALELGHRLEGSDPAATGLARRVQRSAARHVETAWNIAVGQDVLYPDVRGGRPTAADRVAARYTRRLTRAATGSLTAATALWDVTGLKAGPARLLRPGTVLATLTGPRLPLLSEPPLTPGESGVLSSLHATPAEESPSSAPA, encoded by the coding sequence ATGAGCAGAGCTGTGATCATCGGCGCGGGACTGGGCGGTGTACTGGCCGCGGCGGCGATGTCTCCGTACGTCGACGAGGTCGTCGTGGTCGACCGTGACGACCTGCCCGCCGACGGGCCGGACCACCGCAAGGGACTTCCCCAGGGACGCCACGCCCATCTCCTCATGGCGGGCGGACTGGACGCCATGGAAGCCCTGCTCCCGGCGGCCGGCGTCAGGAAGCGGCTGCTGGCCGCGGGCGCCCGCGAGATATCGCTCAGCTCCGGCATGGTGGTGCTGAGTTCGGAGGGCTGGCTGCGCCGGTGGCGCCGAACCGACCACACCATGATCACGTGCACCCGGGCCCTGCTCGACTGGACCGTCCGCGCCGCCGTCGTCGAAGGCTGCGGCAACATCGAGATCCGCAGGGCCCGGGCGACCGGACTCATCGGCGGGGCCCGGCGTGTCCAGGGCGTCCGCGTCGACTCCGACGAGGAGACTACGGAGCTCCGCGCGGACATCGTCGTCGAGGCCACGGGCCGGGGCTCACGCATCGTCAACTGGCTGTCCGAGCTGGGTGTCACGGGCGTCGAGGAGAAGAACGTCGACTCCGGCCTCGTCAACGCCACCCGCATCTACCGCACCCCGTCCGGCGCCGAGGACTTCCCTCTGACGATGGTGCAGGCCGACCCGTACGTGGGCCGGCCCGGCCGCAGTGCCGTGATCGTCCCGATCGAGGGCGACCGCTGGATGGTCAGCCTCGCGGGTTCCCGAGGCGGTGAACCGCCCGCCGACCCGGACGACTTCCTCAGGTACACGCTCGACCTTCCCCACCCCCTCATCGGGCAGCTCATCTCCCGAGCCGAACCTCTCACCGAGGTCTTCCTCAGCCGCAGCACCAGCAACTCCCGTCGCTATCTGGAGAAGATCCGCGACTGGCCGGACGGCCTCGTCGTCCTCGGCGACGCGCTGGCCACCTTCAACCCCGCCTACGGCCAGGGCATGTCGGTGGCCGCGCTCGGCGCCCTGGAGCTCGGGCACCGGCTCGAAGGCTCCGACCCGGCGGCCACCGGTCTCGCCCGTCGGGTCCAGCGCTCCGCCGCCCGGCACGTGGAGACGGCATGGAACATCGCCGTCGGCCAGGACGTCCTCTATCCCGACGTCCGGGGCGGACGGCCGACCGCCGCCGACCGCGTCGCCGCGCGGTACACGCGCCGCCTCACCCGCGCCGCGACCGGCTCCCTGACCGCAGCCACCGCGCTGTGGGACGTGACCGGACTCAAGGCGGGCCCCGCCCGACTGCTGCGCCCCGGCACCGTACTGGCCACGCTGACCGGCCCCCGGCTGCCCCTCCTGTCCGAACCACCGCTGACACCGGGCGAGTCGGGCGTGCTCAGCAGCCTCCACGCCACCCCGGCAGAAGAGTCCCCGTCCTCCGCGCCCGCCTAG
- a CDS encoding lysylphosphatidylglycerol synthase transmembrane domain-containing protein: MSLLPLESLTAAPAAPATCPAAVPVDVPAPVGAPTADRLTPLGRLTRLTMVLLPLLVIGVWAVLDRHALLDGAVRLGAADPWWLLAGAFFTALGWVAAACVRQGALPERLPPGLLLASQFAAGAANHVLPAGIGAHAVTLRFLRRQGIPLPRATASVALYSLVKPLAKMPVLIVFLVASEDTLRLGRLAPDRWTLLPAAGGVALALTVVLALPALVRPLRRPVLDLLRTALTDIRILHTRPSRVLALWGGSAAAPLLQGSVIASVGFSLGLPLSWTQVMFALLVASTAAGAVPAPGGIGPMDAALVFTMVALGAPMSLSTATVIGYRVLTVWVPLLPGTLVLSALVHRKVL, encoded by the coding sequence GTGTCCCTGCTTCCGCTCGAAAGTCTCACCGCGGCCCCCGCAGCCCCCGCCACCTGCCCGGCCGCCGTGCCCGTCGACGTCCCGGCGCCGGTCGGCGCCCCCACCGCCGACCGCCTCACGCCCCTCGGACGCCTCACCCGTCTCACGATGGTCCTGCTGCCGCTCCTGGTGATCGGCGTGTGGGCCGTACTCGACCGGCACGCGCTGCTGGACGGAGCCGTCCGGCTGGGTGCCGCCGACCCCTGGTGGCTGCTGGCCGGCGCCTTCTTCACGGCTCTCGGCTGGGTGGCCGCCGCGTGCGTACGGCAGGGCGCCCTTCCCGAACGGCTGCCCCCGGGGCTGCTGCTGGCCTCGCAGTTCGCCGCCGGTGCCGCCAACCACGTCCTGCCGGCCGGCATCGGCGCCCACGCCGTCACCCTGCGCTTCCTGCGGCGCCAGGGCATCCCGCTCCCTCGCGCCACCGCGTCGGTCGCCCTCTATTCGCTGGTCAAACCGCTGGCCAAGATGCCGGTCCTGATCGTGTTCCTGGTGGCCTCCGAGGACACCCTGCGGCTCGGCCGGCTCGCCCCGGACCGCTGGACGCTGCTGCCCGCCGCGGGCGGTGTGGCGCTCGCGCTCACCGTCGTCCTCGCGCTGCCGGCACTCGTCCGCCCGCTGCGCCGCCCGGTCCTCGACCTCCTGCGCACCGCGCTGACCGACATACGGATCCTGCACACCCGGCCCAGCCGGGTCCTCGCCCTCTGGGGCGGGTCCGCCGCGGCCCCGCTGCTCCAGGGGAGCGTGATCGCGTCGGTCGGGTTCTCGCTCGGACTGCCGCTGTCATGGACCCAGGTGATGTTCGCGCTCCTGGTCGCCAGTACCGCCGCGGGCGCCGTGCCCGCGCCCGGCGGTATCGGCCCGATGGACGCGGCCCTGGTGTTCACCATGGTCGCGCTGGGCGCCCCGATGAGCCTGTCGACGGCCACCGTGATCGGCTACCGCGTGCTGACGGTCTGGGTGCCGCTGCTGCCCGGCACCCTCGTGCTGTCCGCGCTGGTCCACCGCAAGGTTCTGTGA
- a CDS encoding DUF4328 domain-containing protein yields the protein MTGPTVKAPWILARCAQGAIAVAAVTDVFRATAYRARALQDTTAHQDTSRTTSLVFTYVMLGAAVLFLVWFDQSRHNAQVISGDAGLATGAWPVVGWFVPFANLVLPRRFVLDVLRASAGGKRGRDEILVNVWWGVWLAHALLVPVASLAAPTSLPVLVLGEALMIAAGVLAIRLIHRMTALQAAPRPAPPSPAPLSHR from the coding sequence GTGACCGGTCCCACCGTCAAGGCACCCTGGATCCTCGCCCGTTGCGCCCAGGGGGCGATAGCCGTGGCCGCGGTCACGGACGTGTTCCGCGCTACGGCGTACAGGGCCCGGGCCCTGCAGGACACCACCGCCCACCAGGACACCTCGCGGACCACGTCGTTGGTGTTCACCTACGTGATGCTCGGGGCGGCGGTCCTGTTCCTGGTCTGGTTCGACCAGAGCCGGCACAACGCCCAGGTCATCAGCGGCGACGCCGGGCTCGCGACCGGTGCCTGGCCCGTCGTCGGCTGGTTCGTGCCGTTCGCCAATCTCGTGCTGCCGCGCCGGTTCGTGCTCGACGTCCTGCGGGCGAGCGCCGGAGGGAAGCGGGGGCGCGACGAGATCCTGGTGAACGTCTGGTGGGGCGTCTGGCTCGCCCACGCCCTGCTCGTCCCGGTCGCCTCGCTCGCGGCTCCCACGTCGCTGCCCGTTCTCGTCCTGGGAGAGGCCCTCATGATCGCCGCCGGAGTCCTCGCCATCCGGCTGATCCACCGCATGACCGCGCTCCAGGCCGCGCCCCGACCGGCCCCACCGTCCCCGGCACCGCTCAGCCACAGGTGA
- the msrB gene encoding peptide-methionine (R)-S-oxide reductase MsrB — MSYDIEKPDEEWRAELTPAEYAVLRQAGTEPAFKGEYTDTKTKGVYSCRACGAELFTSTEKFESHCGWPSFYDPKDTDAVELIQDRSHGMVRTEVRCSRCGSHLGHVFEGEGYPTPTDQRYCINSISLRLAAEEG, encoded by the coding sequence ATGTCGTACGACATCGAAAAGCCGGACGAAGAGTGGCGCGCGGAGCTGACCCCGGCCGAATACGCGGTGCTGCGCCAGGCCGGCACCGAGCCGGCGTTCAAGGGTGAGTACACCGACACCAAGACGAAGGGCGTCTACTCCTGTCGCGCCTGCGGCGCGGAGCTGTTCACCTCGACGGAGAAGTTCGAGTCGCACTGCGGCTGGCCGTCCTTCTACGACCCGAAGGACACCGACGCCGTCGAGCTGATCCAGGACCGCTCCCACGGCATGGTCCGCACGGAGGTCCGCTGCTCCCGCTGCGGATCGCACCTCGGCCACGTCTTCGAGGGCGAGGGCTACCCGACGCCGACGGACCAGCGGTACTGCATCAACAGCATTTCGCTGCGGCTGGCGGCCGAGGAGGGCTGA
- the murC gene encoding UDP-N-acetylmuramate--L-alanine ligase translates to MAPGLPTAMDRPHFIGIGGAGMSGIAKILAQRGARVAGSDAKDSATAEALRALGVTVHIGHAADHLAPDASCVVVSSAIRADNPELARAAELDIPVVHRSDALARLMDGLRPIAVAGTHGKTTTTSMLAVSLSSLGLSPSYAIGGDLDAPGSNALHGDGEIFVAEADESDRSFHKYAPEVAIVLNVELDHHANYASMDEIYASFETFVDRVTEGGTLVISADHEGARELTRRVRAGDVNVVTYGDAADADLRVLSVVPRGLTSEVTVLLDGAELTFGVSVPGKHYAHNAVAALAAGVALGIPAAELAPALASYTGVKRRLQLKGEAAGVQVVDSYAHHPTEMTADLEAMRAGTSGRILVVFQPHLFSRTQELGKEMGESLALADASVVLDIYPAREDPIPGVTSELILQAARAAGADVTPVHDKTDVPSVVAGMAKPGDLVLTMGAGDVTDLGPEILARLSE, encoded by the coding sequence ATGGCACCCGGCCTTCCTACCGCGATGGACCGACCGCACTTCATCGGCATCGGCGGCGCCGGGATGTCGGGCATCGCGAAGATCCTCGCGCAGCGCGGGGCCCGGGTGGCGGGCAGCGACGCCAAGGACTCCGCCACCGCGGAGGCCCTGCGCGCGCTCGGCGTCACGGTCCACATCGGGCACGCGGCCGACCACCTCGCCCCCGACGCCAGCTGTGTCGTGGTCTCCTCCGCCATCCGCGCCGACAACCCGGAGCTGGCCCGCGCGGCCGAGCTGGACATCCCCGTGGTCCACCGTTCGGACGCCCTCGCCCGTCTGATGGACGGCCTGCGGCCGATCGCGGTCGCCGGCACCCACGGCAAGACGACCACCACGTCGATGCTCGCCGTCTCCCTCTCCTCCCTCGGCCTCTCCCCGTCGTACGCCATCGGCGGCGACCTCGACGCCCCCGGCTCGAACGCCCTGCACGGCGACGGCGAGATCTTCGTCGCCGAGGCCGACGAGTCCGACCGCAGCTTCCACAAGTACGCCCCCGAGGTCGCGATCGTCCTCAACGTCGAACTCGACCACCACGCCAACTACGCCTCCATGGACGAGATCTACGCGTCCTTCGAGACCTTCGTGGACCGCGTCACCGAGGGCGGCACGCTGGTGATCTCCGCGGACCACGAGGGCGCCCGCGAGCTGACCCGCCGGGTGAGGGCGGGCGACGTGAACGTGGTGACGTACGGCGACGCCGCCGACGCGGACCTCAGGGTCCTCTCCGTCGTGCCGCGCGGCCTCACCAGCGAGGTGACCGTCCTGCTGGACGGCGCCGAGCTGACCTTCGGGGTCTCCGTCCCCGGCAAGCACTACGCGCACAACGCGGTGGCGGCCCTCGCGGCCGGTGTCGCCCTCGGGATCCCGGCGGCCGAGCTGGCCCCCGCGCTCGCCTCCTACACCGGCGTGAAGCGCCGCCTCCAGCTCAAGGGCGAGGCGGCCGGCGTCCAGGTCGTCGACTCCTACGCGCACCACCCGACCGAGATGACGGCCGACCTGGAGGCCATGCGCGCCGGCACCTCGGGCCGCATCCTCGTCGTCTTCCAGCCGCACCTCTTCTCCCGCACCCAGGAGCTGGGCAAGGAGATGGGCGAGTCCCTGGCCCTCGCGGACGCCTCCGTGGTCCTCGACATCTACCCGGCCCGCGAGGACCCGATCCCGGGCGTCACCAGCGAGCTGATCCTCCAGGCCGCACGCGCCGCGGGCGCGGACGTGACGCCGGTCCACGACAAGACGGACGTGCCGTCCGTCGTCGCGGGAATGGCGAAGCCCGGTGATCTCGTTCTCACCATGGGCGCGGGTGACGTGACGGATCTCGGACCGGAGATCCTCGCCCGTCTGTCCGAGTAG
- a CDS encoding indole-3-glycerol phosphate synthase, with amino-acid sequence MFTSVLMIEKALTSADVEFVTTLHGDETVAFHVLLQPRGDQADRLLRAIDDVALGEIDEAAREGETPEGDAAASQGERALEVSLIALRASGSEAEGRLIEDHPLDALKGLVDEVKADEVIVLTDPHYVEEFFHRDWASKARHKVGVPVLKLFSHSKA; translated from the coding sequence GTGTTCACAAGCGTATTGATGATCGAGAAGGCCCTGACGTCCGCCGACGTGGAGTTCGTCACCACCTTGCACGGTGACGAGACGGTCGCCTTCCACGTGCTGCTCCAGCCCCGGGGCGATCAGGCGGACCGGCTGCTGCGGGCCATCGACGACGTCGCGCTGGGCGAGATCGACGAGGCGGCGCGCGAGGGCGAGACGCCGGAGGGCGACGCCGCCGCGAGCCAGGGCGAGCGGGCGCTGGAGGTCTCACTGATCGCCCTGCGGGCGTCCGGCAGCGAGGCGGAGGGCCGGCTCATCGAGGATCACCCGCTCGACGCGCTGAAGGGCCTCGTCGACGAGGTCAAGGCCGACGAGGTCATCGTGCTGACCGACCCGCACTACGTGGAGGAGTTCTTCCACCGCGACTGGGCCTCCAAGGCCCGCCACAAGGTGGGCGTGCCGGTGCTGAAGCTGTTCTCGCACAGCAAGGCGTGA
- a CDS encoding pyrimidine reductase family protein, whose protein sequence is MRRLFPVTYETAAQASAGAPGTDVAEREWGLGELAEAYAYPESDGPWLRANMVSTLDGAAQHDGRSQPISSPTDMRVFGVLRGLADVVLAGAETVRQEGYRPARAREAFADLRKAAGQGPAPAVAVVTAGLDLDFSLPLFTSPLVPTLILTGATAPSDRVAAAEKAGARVVIAGDGAGVDPARAVRALGDLGHTRLLTEGGPRLLGQLIAADVLDEMCLTLSPMLAAGDSQRIAGGPPVPLPRRFELVSLLEEAGFLYSRYRRS, encoded by the coding sequence ATGCGACGCCTGTTCCCTGTGACCTACGAAACAGCAGCCCAGGCCTCCGCGGGGGCTCCCGGGACGGATGTGGCGGAACGCGAGTGGGGGCTCGGAGAACTGGCCGAGGCCTACGCCTACCCCGAGAGCGACGGACCCTGGCTGCGGGCCAACATGGTGTCCACGCTGGACGGCGCCGCCCAGCACGACGGACGCTCGCAGCCCATCTCCAGCCCCACCGACATGCGGGTCTTCGGGGTTCTCAGGGGTCTCGCCGACGTCGTCCTGGCCGGTGCGGAAACGGTACGCCAGGAGGGTTACCGGCCGGCCCGCGCGCGGGAGGCCTTCGCGGACCTGCGGAAGGCCGCGGGCCAGGGTCCCGCCCCCGCCGTCGCGGTGGTCACCGCGGGTCTCGACCTGGACTTCTCGCTGCCGCTCTTCACCTCGCCCCTGGTGCCCACGCTGATCCTCACCGGCGCGACGGCCCCGTCGGACCGGGTCGCGGCGGCCGAGAAGGCGGGTGCCCGCGTGGTGATCGCCGGGGACGGCGCGGGGGTCGACCCGGCCCGTGCCGTACGGGCGCTCGGCGACCTCGGCCACACCCGGCTGCTGACGGAGGGCGGGCCCCGGCTGCTGGGCCAGCTGATCGCGGCCGACGTGCTCGACGAGATGTGCCTGACGCTGTCCCCGATGCTCGCCGCCGGCGACTCCCAGCGCATCGCGGGCGGGCCCCCGGTGCCGCTGCCGCGCCGGTTCGAACTAGTGTCGCTGCTGGAAGAGGCCGGGTTTCTGTACAGCCGATACCGTCGGTCCTGA
- the zapE gene encoding cell division protein ZapE, protein MSSSTTASGIDPIAEAAPLSLCAREPHVPADRLVAEMVPPPRFDSVRFATYIPDPNQPSQTEAVGVLETFAAGLGGAHALGGPRRKLFGFGKAPKTPAGPRGVYLDGGYGVGKTHLLASLWHATPAEPALKAFGTFVELTNLVGALGFQKTVQTLSGHRLLCIDEFELDDPGDTVLVSTLLGKLVDAGVALAATSNTLPGKLGEGRFASADFLREIQGLSAHFRPLRIDGEDYRHRGLPEAPAPFSEEQVTKAAYATEGASLDDFPHLLEHLARVHPSRYGALTDGIGAVCLTDVQPVPDQSTALRLVVLADRLYDREVPVLASGEPFDQLFSEEMLNGGYRKKYFRAISRLTALARDAKGLVEKPKD, encoded by the coding sequence GTGTCGTCCTCCACCACCGCCTCCGGGATCGACCCGATAGCCGAAGCGGCCCCCCTGTCCCTGTGCGCCCGCGAGCCGCACGTGCCCGCCGACCGGCTCGTCGCCGAGATGGTGCCGCCTCCGCGCTTCGACTCGGTCCGCTTCGCCACGTACATCCCGGACCCGAACCAGCCCAGCCAGACCGAGGCGGTGGGGGTCCTCGAAACCTTCGCCGCCGGACTCGGCGGGGCGCACGCCCTGGGCGGCCCCAGGCGGAAGCTGTTCGGTTTCGGCAAGGCCCCGAAGACCCCGGCCGGCCCGCGGGGCGTCTACCTCGACGGCGGGTACGGCGTCGGCAAGACCCACCTGCTCGCCTCCCTGTGGCACGCGACCCCGGCGGAGCCCGCGCTCAAGGCGTTCGGCACCTTCGTGGAGCTGACGAACCTGGTGGGCGCGCTCGGCTTCCAGAAGACCGTGCAGACCCTCTCCGGGCACCGCCTCCTGTGCATCGACGAGTTCGAGCTCGACGATCCGGGCGACACCGTCCTCGTCTCGACCCTGCTCGGCAAGCTGGTCGACGCGGGCGTCGCGCTCGCCGCCACGTCGAACACCCTGCCGGGCAAGCTCGGTGAGGGCCGCTTCGCCTCCGCCGACTTCCTGCGGGAGATCCAGGGCCTGTCCGCGCACTTCCGGCCGCTGCGCATCGACGGCGAGGACTACCGGCACCGCGGGCTGCCCGAGGCTCCGGCGCCGTTCTCCGAGGAGCAGGTCACCAAGGCGGCGTACGCCACCGAGGGCGCCTCCCTGGACGACTTCCCGCACCTGCTGGAGCACCTCGCGCGCGTCCACCCCAGCCGCTACGGCGCCCTGACCGACGGGATCGGGGCGGTCTGCCTCACCGACGTCCAGCCCGTCCCCGACCAGTCGACGGCGCTGCGGCTCGTCGTGCTCGCGGACCGGCTGTACGACCGCGAGGTCCCCGTCCTCGCCTCCGGAGAGCCCTTCGACCAGCTGTTCAGCGAGGAGATGCTGAACGGCGGCTACCGCAAGAAGTACTTCCGCGCGATCTCCCGGCTCACGGCGCTGGCCCGCGACGCGAAGGGCCTCGTGGAGAAGCCGAAGGACTGA